A genome region from Hevea brasiliensis isolate MT/VB/25A 57/8 chromosome 7, ASM3005281v1, whole genome shotgun sequence includes the following:
- the LOC110633353 gene encoding pantoate--beta-alanine ligase: MEAKKQPLIITDKDRMRSWSRSVRSQGKTIALVPTMGYLHQGHISLVKEAHKHANLIVVSIYVNPGQFSPSEDLSTYPSDFHGDILKLMSIPDGVDVVFHPHNLYDYRTDNKNKNDIVNCTDSRDDCKNLKVEGVVSCVEEKGTGHETWVRVERLEKGLCGNSRPVFFRGVATIVTKLFNIVEPDFAVFGKKDYQQWRIIQRMVRDLDFSIRIIGSEVMRDSDGLAMSSRNVHLSPEEREKALSMNRSLLKAKSCAEKGQINCIELRDLVIQAINEAGGKIDYAEIVDQETLEAAEEIRSSVVFCVAAWFGKVRLIDNVEINI; this comes from the exons ATGGAGGCAAAAAAGCAGCCGCTGATTATTACAGACAAAGACCGGATGAGGAGTTGGTCTAGGTCAGTGAGATCCCAGGGCAAGACCATAGCCCTTGTACCCACTATGGGTTACCTCCACCAAGGTCACATATCACTCGTCAAAGAAGCTCACAAACACGCCAATTTAATAGTAGTGTCAATCTATGTGAATCCAGGTCAGTTCTCTCCCTCTGAGGATCTCTCCACATACCCATCTGACTTTCATGGTGATATCCTCAAGCTCATGTCCATTCCTGATGGTGTAGATGTTGTTTTCCATCCCCATAATCTCTATGACTATAGAACTGATAATAAAAACAAGAATGACATTGTTAATTGTACTGATAGTAGGGATGATTGCAAGAATTTAAAGGTTGAAGGGGTGGTGTCGTGCGTGGAAGAGAAGGGGACGGGACATGAGACATGGGTGAGAGTGGAGAGACTTGAGAAGGGTTTGTGTGGGAACAGTAGGCCGGTGTTCTTTAGAGGGGTTGCTACTATTGTCACCAAGTTGTTTAATATAGTGGAGCCTGACTTTGCTGTGTTTGGGAAGAAGGATTACCAGCAGTGGAGAATTATTCAGCGAATG GTTCGAGATCTTGATTTTTCCATAAGAATAATAGGTTCTGAAGTAATGCGCGACAGTGATGGTCTTGCAATGAGTTCCCGCAATGTGCACCTTTCTCCTGAAGAGAGGGAAAAG GCCTTGTCTATGAACAGGTCATTGTTGAAAGCTAAATCATGTGCAGAAAAAGGCCAAATAAATTGTATAGAGCTAAGAGACTTGGTCATCCAAGCAATAAATGAAGCTGGAGGGAAAATTGATTATGCTGAG ATTGTAGACCAGGAAACCTTGGAGGCTGCAGAAGAGATTAGGAGTTCTGTTGTATTCTGTGTTGCTGCCTGGTTTGGGAAGGTCAGACTTATAGATAATGTTGAAATCAACATATGA
- the LOC131181492 gene encoding protein SULFUR DEFICIENCY-INDUCED 1-like, protein MEGSSKSNTACYSKTEKEKDLFHVIHKVPCGDGPYVKAKHAQLVHKDPETAIVWFWKAINAGDKVDSALKDMAVVMKQVDRTEEAIEAIRSFRSRCSKQAQESLDNVLIDLYKKCGKVEEQIDLLKRKLRLIYQGEAFNGKPTKTARSHGKKFQVSVKQETSRLLGNLGWAYKQKSNFLAAEVVYQKAQMIDPDANKACNLGLCLIKQARYDEARLVLQSVLEGKLPGSEDFKSRKRAEELLMEVETRQPLPELTEILGFDLDDDDFVKGLEKMMNEWAPSRSKRLPIFEQISSFRDRIAC, encoded by the exons atggAAGGAAGCTCAAAAAGTAACACCGCATGTTATAGCAAAACAGAGAAAGAGAAGGATCTTTTTCATGTCATTCATAAGGTTCCTTGTGGCGATGGTCCTTATGTTAAAGCCAAGCATGCTCAG CTGGTTCACAAGGATCCAGAAACGGCAATAGTATGGTTTTGGAAGGCAATAAATGCAGGAGATAAAGTAGATAGTGCACTAAAGGACATGGCAGTAGTGATGAAACAAGTAGACCGAACTGAAGAAGCCATTGAAGCTATCAGGTCTTTCAGAAGCCGTTGCTCTAAACAAGCTCAAGAATCTCTCGATAACGTCCTCATTGACTTGTACAAG AAATGTGGCAAGGTAGAGGAGCAGATAGATTTGCTAAAGCGCAAGTTACGATTGATATACCAAGGAGAAGCCTTCAATGGCAAACCCACAAAAACTGCTCGTTCTCATGGCAAGAAATTTCAGGTTTCTGTCAAGCAAGAAACCTCCAGATTACTG GGAAACTTGGGCTGGGCCTACAAGCAGAAATCCAACTTCTTGGCAGCAGAGGTGGTGTATCAGAAAGCTCAAATGATCGACCCTGACGCCAACAAGGCCTGCAACTTGGGGCTTTGTCTGATCAAACAAGCCCGATACGATGAGGCTCGTTTGGTTCTCCAGAGTGTATTGGAAGGTAAACTTCCAGGATCAGAGGATTTTAAATCCAGGAAAAGGGCTGAAGAATTGCTAATGGAAGTGGAAACAAGACAACCACTACCTGAACTAACAGAAATATTGGGCTTTGATCTTGATGATGATGACTTTGTAAAAGGACTTGAAAAAATGATGAATGAATGGGCTCCATCAAGATCAAAAAGGCTACCCATCTTTGAACAGATCTCTTCATTTAGAGATCGGATAGCATGTTAA
- the LOC110633370 gene encoding putative vesicle-associated membrane protein 726: MGQQSLIYSFVARGTVILAEYTEFTGNFTSIAAQCLQKLPATNNKFTYNCDGHTFNYLVDNGYTYCVVAVESVGRQVPIAFLERIKEDFIKRYGGGKAATAVANSLNKEFGPKLKEQMQYCVDHPEEVSKLAKVKAQVSEVKGVMMENIEKVLDRGEKIELLVDKTENLRSQAQDFRQQGTKMRRKMWLQNMKIKLIVLGILIALILIIVLSVCGGFKCH; the protein is encoded by the exons ATGGGGCAGCAATCGTTGATCTACAGCTTTGTGGCGAGAGGGACGGTGATTTTGGCAGAGTACACAGAGTTTACAGGCAATTTCACCAGCATAGCAGCTCAGTGCCTTCAGAAACTTCCGGCCACCAACAACAAGTTCACCTACAACTGCGATGGCCACACCTTCAACTACCTTGTCGATAACGGCTACA CTTACTGTGTAGTTGCAGTTGAGTCTGTTGGCCGACAGGTTCCAATTGCCTTCCTTGAGCGAATCAAGGAAGATTTCATCAAGAGATATGGTGGAGGAAAAGCTGCAACAGCAGTTGCTAATAGCCTGAACAAGGAATTTGG GCCCAAGTTGAAGGAGCAAATGCAATATTGTGTGGATCACCCTGAGGAGGTCAGTAAGCTTGCCAAGGTGAAAGCTCAGGTTTCAGAAGTCAAGGGGGTTATGATGGAAAATATAGAGAAG GTTCTTGACCGTGGAGAGAAAATTGAGCTTCTGGTTGACAAAACTGAAAATCTTCGCTCTCAG GCGCAAGATTTCAGACAACAGGGAACCAAGATGAGGAGGAAGATGTGGTTGCAGAACATGAAAATTAAGCTGATAGTGCTGGGTATCTTGATTGCCTTGATTCTCATCATAGTATTGTCCGTTTGTGGAGGATTCAAATGTCACTAG